Part of the Tolypothrix sp. PCC 7910 genome, GTATTTCGCTTTGCTGCGCCAGCACTCATGGCGGGAAATGTTGGTTTACTTAAACACGCCTCTAATGTACCGCAATGCGCCTTGGCAATTGAAGATATTATTCGCCGCGCTGGGTTTCCTGAAGGTGCTTTTCAAACATTATTAATCGGTGCAGCCAAAGTAGCCGATTTGATGGCTGATGATCGCGTCAAAGCTGCTACTTTAACCGGAAGCGAACCTGCTGGTGCATCCTTAGCAGCTGCGGCGGGCAAACAAATTAAAAAAACAGTCCTAGAATTGGGTGGAAGCGATCCATTCATCGTGTTAGAGAGTGCTGATATAGAGACAGCAGTTGTCACAGCTACTACAGCACGAATGTTAAATAGCGGGCAATCATGTATAGCAGCGAAACGTTTCATTGTAGCAGAAGCGATCGCTGATAAATTTGAAAAACTGTTGTTAGATAAATTTCTGGCTTTAAAAGTTGGCGATCCCATGCAACTAGACACCGACTTAGGCCCATTGGCAACTCCTGATATTCTCGAGGAATTAGACCAACAAGTACAAGTTGCTGTTAAAAGTGGCGGTAAAGTCCTCACAGGCGGACAACTTTTAGCTGATCGCCCTGGTAACTTTTATCCGCCAACCATCATCACAGATATTCCCCAAGATAGTGCGATCGCCCAAGAAGAATTTTTTGGGCCAGTAGCCTTATTATTCCGTGTTCCCGATATTGACGCAGCCATTAAACTTGCGAACGACACACCCTTTGGCTTGGGTGCAAGTGCTTGGACAACCAACGACCAAGAACGCGATCGCTTAGTTACAGAAATTGACGCTGGCGCAGTATTTATTAACGGAATGGTGAAATCCGACCCCCGCTTACCTTTCGGCGGTATCAAACGTTCTGGATATGGCAGAGAATTGAGCATTCAGGGAATACATGAGTTTGTCAATGTTAAAACTGTGTGGGTTAAATAAGAGTCAACGGTCAACGGTCAAGGGTCAAAGGTAAAAGGTTAAGGATCAAGGTTTGTAGAGACGCGATTAATCGCGTCTTTAGTCTAGGCTCAAGGGTTACAAATTATTTCCCCTTCCCCTTTCCCCCTTCCCCATTACCCCTAATCCCCACTCCCTGCGGTCGTGGGGGCCCCGAGTTCCCCAGTCCCCAATCCCTAATGAGGAAACAAATATGAATACAGCAGAGTTATTAGTAAAGTGTTTAGAAAATGAAGGTGTAGAATATCTTTTTGGACTTCCTGGTGAAGAAAACCTCCATGTTTTAGAGGCGTTAAAAACATCTTCTATTAAATTTATTACTACCCGTCACGAACAGGGTGCAGCATTCATGGCGGATGTCTATGGACGCTTGACGGGTAAAGCTGGGGTTTGTCTTTCTACCCTTGGCCCTGGGGCGACAAATTTAATGACAGGGGTAGCTGATGCTAACCTTGATGGTGCGCCATTAGTAGCAATTACTGGGCAAGTGGGAACAGATAGAATGCATATCGAATCCCATCAATATTTAGATTTGGTGGCAATGTTTGCGCCAGTTACTAAGTGGAATAAGCAAATTGTTCGCCCTAGTATTACACCCGAAGTTGTGCGGAAAGCCTTTAAGCGATCACAATCGGAAAAACCAGGCGCAGTACATATTGATTTACCAGAAAATATTGCTGCTATGCCTGTAGAAGGCAAACCTCTGCGTAAAGATAAAATTGAAAAAACCTATGCATCTTTTGCTAGTATTCGCGCCGCTGCTGCGGCAATTTCCCAAGCAGTAAACCCATTAATATTAGTAGGTAATGGAGCAATTCGCGCCCAAGCGAGTGATGCAGTCACCCAATTTGCTACCCAACTAAATATTCCCGTTGCTAATACTTTTATGGGTAAAGGCGTGATTCCTTATACTCATAACTTAGCCTTGTGGTCAGTGGGATTACAGCAACGTGACTTTATTACCTGCGGCTTTGATAACACCGATTTAGTAATTGCTATTGGCTACGATTTAATCGAATTTTCACCAAAAAAATGGAATCCCGACGGACAAATTCCTGTTATTCATATTGCCCTCAGTTCCGCAGAAATTGATAGCAGTTATATTCCCCAGGCAGAAGTAATTGGTGATATTTCTGATTCTCTGGTTGAAATTTTAAAGTTAGCCGATAGACAAAATAAACCCAATCCTTACGCTATCAGCTTAAAACCAAATATTCGTGCCGACTACGAAGAACACGCCCATGATGATGGCTTTCCTATCAAACCGCAAAAATTAATTTATGACTTGCGGCAAGTGATGGGCCCTGATGATATTGTCATCTCGGATGTTGGGGCACATAAAATGTGGATTGCCCGCCATTATCATTGTCATAGCCCCAATACTTGCATTATTTCCAACGGCTTTGCAGCAATGGGAATTGCCATACCCGGTGCTTTAGCAGCAAAACTCGTTCATCCCAACCGCAAAGTAGTGGCTGCAACTGGCGATGGTGGCTTTATGATGAATTGCCAGGAATTAGAAACAGCCTTGCGCGTCGGTACTCCCTTCGTCACCTTAATATTTAATGATGGTGGCTATGGGTTAATTGAGTGGAAGCAAGAAAATCATTTTGGCCCAGGACAATCAGCTTTTATCCGCTTTGGTAATCCTGATTTTGTCAAATTAGCCGAAAGCATGGGTCTAAAAGGTTACAGAGTTGAAGCTGCTACAGATTTAATTCCTGTCCTCAAAGAAGCTTTAGCCCAAGATGTACCCGCAGTTATCGATTGTCCTGTAGACTATCGTGAAAATCGCCGCTTCACCCAAAAAGCCGGCGAGTTAAGCTGCAAGTTGTAGTCAGCTGGTGCATATCTAAATTGCACATTTTCTTGTTTGGATAGTTTCAATCTAGTAGGGTGCGTTAAGGCTTCGGCCTAACGCGCCACCAACAATTATCAAAGTAATAAACATTAGGGTAGACACTAGTTATCATCAGAGTTGAAACAAAAAATCTTGTAGTCCCACCCTAAACATTTTCCAGACTATTACTCATAAATCAATACGCTTGGGTTAAGCTCATTAGCGATTGATTTATCACTTATTAAAAAAGCCAGCAGACTTGGGAGATTCTCCACCAAACCCCCGATTGGGTGACGGTTGCGTCCCCCAAACCCCCTCCAAAATTATTCTTCTGTTTTTTTGTTGAGTAACTAGTTTTTTGGTTTTTTTATCAATTAATTTTCTTAACTGAACTGTATTTACTCATAAATAAAGTAGCATCCAAACTTATACTAATTGGAAAAAATAATGTGACAGATTGTAGGGGCAAGGCATTGCCTTGCCCTCTAAAATATTGATGTGTTGCAAACATTATTTGAATTGGTATTAGGACTGAGATTCTAATACTCGTGCAGCCTCATCTAGCCGATCATTATCTTCTCCTAGCTGTTCACAAGCACCTATACTCACCCAGCTGCTTGAACCATCTTGCCAGTGTTCTTTTTTCCAAATGGGTGTAGGGTTGCGTGCTTCATGCAGAATGAGATTTTGTTCACTAGACTGATTCTCAGGCACTCTCTCCATTTTTTGACTGGCGACAATGTTATTTCTACGTTTCAAAAATTAAAAACCCGTTAGTAGCTAAGTCTAAGAAATATTTTAAGTTACTAGCGAGGTTTCACATTCTTTAGTCAGGCAGATTTTGAATTACTAATTATGGGACTTGCCAAATCCTGATTTTGCCATCAGAACTACCACTAGCAAGGGTGCGGTTATCTGGACTAAAACTAATTGATATAGCTTCTCCTGTGTCTTTTAGAACTCGAATTAACTCTCTTGTATGTAAATTAAATATTCTAATAGTGCCGTCTAGACTACCACTAGCTAAATATTGGCTATCAGGACTAATGGCAACAGAAGCAACTAAACGAGAATGACCTTCTAAAGCACGGATTAACTCTCCTGTGCGTAGATTCCATATTTGAACGGCAACACCTGCGGTGTCTACACCACCTATAGTTAATGGACCTCTAGTAGTAACCATAAATTGTCCATCATGACTGAGGGCAACAGTATCAGTATCGCCGTAAGAACCTGAAAACTTAAGGGTGCGGATTAATTTTTCTGCTCTTATATCCCATAGGTCAAGTTTGTCTGAACCTCTAACTGCAAGTATTGATCCATCACCAGTAATAGACATGGAAGTAGCATGATATTGCAACTCTCCAGATAATTTTTGCTTTTGTTCTCCTGTCCTTAGGTTCCAAAGTTGGACTGTATATTGAGACGAAAGTCCCGTAGCTAGAGTTTGACCATCAGGAGTAATAACAACTCTGTTACCTGCACCAGAAATGCGGTATAGGGATTCGTTCATTTCTAAATCCCATACCCCTATCATTGTGTTGTTATGTTGATCAGTAGTTATACCCGCAGCTAGTGTTTTTCCATCTGCACTTAGAGCAACTGAGTTAACCAGATTTTTGTCAGCAATACTTCTTAATATTTCCCCAGTTTCTAAATTCCAAATTTGAATGCCGTTACCACTAGTTACTAACGTTTTTCTATCTGGGTTAAAAACAATAGACAGAACTGGATTATTACTGCTGATAGTACGAATAAGTTGTGCATTTTTCCAGTTTTGGTTAGTTTCAGATTTTGCCGCACTAGTTTGCTTTGGCGTTGCGGGTTTAGGTTTTATTGTTGTAGGTGAAGTATTTGGGTTTCTACGAGCAACAGCAGAGGAATTACCAAAATATATCTTTCCCGTTTTCTGTTGATATCTGAGGATGGTATCAACATTGTGTTGTTCAATCTGTGTCAACAAATTAGCTGGAAATTGTTGTGGCTGATAACGTGCATTATACCAAGGTTGACTTTTGAAGTAATTTTGTAATGCAGGTGTAACAAATTTTCGTCCATGACGAGCAAAAATTGCATTACGAAGTAGGTCAAGAAATAAAGGGCTATAGCTTGATAGTTCCGATTCTTTAACTCTTCTTTGAGATAGCCAGCTATAGTCATAAAAGTAGCTGGTGTCATCAAAGGTGATCAATCCATTTTCATTTACTCTAGGTTCTCTATTGGGTTGATTTTCAGTGCTAGCAGCAATAAGCTTTGGATGTTCTAGGTATATGGAGGATGTTCTTGTCTCTATGACGTTTGCATGAGCTGCGATAGGAGTAAAAGGCAACAATAAACACAACAGTAGTAGTTTATTCATGAATTTAATTGATCTGAATAGTTGAGCGTTAATTAAAAAGTATTTAATTGCCTATAGCAATCAACTTACTTTTTGATGGGCTTAAATTTCTGCACGAATTTAAGCCACCGTATAGTTTTATTCGAGTCACGCTCAATATCAAGAATGCCAATTCTA contains:
- a CDS encoding NAD-dependent succinate-semialdehyde dehydrogenase, with the translated sequence MAIATINPATGETLKAFEALNDTEIAAKLDLAGQAFEHYRKTSFRERSQWLIKAAEILEQEKAEFGKLMTLEMGKPLKAAISETEKCAAVCRYYAENAADFLADVSVKTDASHSFVRYQPLGVILAVMPWNFPFWQVFRFAAPALMAGNVGLLKHASNVPQCALAIEDIIRRAGFPEGAFQTLLIGAAKVADLMADDRVKAATLTGSEPAGASLAAAAGKQIKKTVLELGGSDPFIVLESADIETAVVTATTARMLNSGQSCIAAKRFIVAEAIADKFEKLLLDKFLALKVGDPMQLDTDLGPLATPDILEELDQQVQVAVKSGGKVLTGGQLLADRPGNFYPPTIITDIPQDSAIAQEEFFGPVALLFRVPDIDAAIKLANDTPFGLGASAWTTNDQERDRLVTEIDAGAVFINGMVKSDPRLPFGGIKRSGYGRELSIQGIHEFVNVKTVWVK
- a CDS encoding acetolactate synthase large subunit → MNTAELLVKCLENEGVEYLFGLPGEENLHVLEALKTSSIKFITTRHEQGAAFMADVYGRLTGKAGVCLSTLGPGATNLMTGVADANLDGAPLVAITGQVGTDRMHIESHQYLDLVAMFAPVTKWNKQIVRPSITPEVVRKAFKRSQSEKPGAVHIDLPENIAAMPVEGKPLRKDKIEKTYASFASIRAAAAAISQAVNPLILVGNGAIRAQASDAVTQFATQLNIPVANTFMGKGVIPYTHNLALWSVGLQQRDFITCGFDNTDLVIAIGYDLIEFSPKKWNPDGQIPVIHIALSSAEIDSSYIPQAEVIGDISDSLVEILKLADRQNKPNPYAISLKPNIRADYEEHAHDDGFPIKPQKLIYDLRQVMGPDDIVISDVGAHKMWIARHYHCHSPNTCIISNGFAAMGIAIPGALAAKLVHPNRKVVAATGDGGFMMNCQELETALRVGTPFVTLIFNDGGYGLIEWKQENHFGPGQSAFIRFGNPDFVKLAESMGLKGYRVEAATDLIPVLKEALAQDVPAVIDCPVDYRENRRFTQKAGELSCKL
- a CDS encoding YARHG domain-containing protein codes for the protein MNKLLLLCLLLPFTPIAAHANVIETRTSSIYLEHPKLIAASTENQPNREPRVNENGLITFDDTSYFYDYSWLSQRRVKESELSSYSPLFLDLLRNAIFARHGRKFVTPALQNYFKSQPWYNARYQPQQFPANLLTQIEQHNVDTILRYQQKTGKIYFGNSSAVARRNPNTSPTTIKPKPATPKQTSAAKSETNQNWKNAQLIRTISSNNPVLSIVFNPDRKTLVTSGNGIQIWNLETGEILRSIADKNLVNSVALSADGKTLAAGITTDQHNNTMIGVWDLEMNESLYRISGAGNRVVITPDGQTLATGLSSQYTVQLWNLRTGEQKQKLSGELQYHATSMSITGDGSILAVRGSDKLDLWDIRAEKLIRTLKFSGSYGDTDTVALSHDGQFMVTTRGPLTIGGVDTAGVAVQIWNLRTGELIRALEGHSRLVASVAISPDSQYLASGSLDGTIRIFNLHTRELIRVLKDTGEAISISFSPDNRTLASGSSDGKIRIWQVP